The window AACACAGTTTTTAAAGAAGAGTTGACATCAATGTAGAGCGCCGGGGCAACAACGCGTCCGCGTCTGaataagagagagaaagagacAGAAAGGGCTGCTAAATCAACTAATCGTGCAAAAGATCTTATTGGTTGaccaaattaattaatcatttgGCGACTGATTCAATTCTGTATGTCCACAACGACGCGCTGGTCTTTTGTTTCAATATCAGACGAGGCAACTAACAAGAGACGGCGACGACCTGCTACCTTCAAGTATTAAGTATTAACAAGAGACGACTCCGTCCCTGAGTGCattactataaatagagccctgcaACTGATCCGCAATATTCAAACACATCTCATCATTCCTTCCTTCCTTTGCAATTTGTTAATTACTCCATCTCTGTAAAATGGCAGCCTCCTCAGTCATTCCTTCCTTGCTCCTCTTCCTCTTCGTAGCTGCCGCTGCCGCTGCCTCCTCCAACTCCAATGGCTACATGCACCTGCGCTTCTACAACCACGAGAGAATCCTTGGCTCCGGTCCCAGCGCCACTGTCGTCTACGCCGTCCAGCGACGTGACTCCAACTCTGGGGCTGGTTTCGGAAACGTCATCGTCTACGACAACCTTCTGCGGTCCGGGGTGGAGACAGACTCGCCCATCGTCGGCCGAAACCAGGGCATGGGAGTGGGCTCGAGCTTGGCCGAGAATTCTGGCCTCACCAATTTCCAGCTGGTGTTCACCGCCGGCAAGTACAACGGCAGCTCCCTCGCCCTGCAGGGGTTGTTCCCAGTCGCCCCGCTCAGGACCGTGTTCGAACGGGCGATCACCGGAGGCACAGGAAAGTTCCGTTTGGCCAGAGGATACCTCTTGACCACGGAAGTTCGTGCTACCAACACCACCCTCACCGGACAACTCGACGCTTATATCACCTTCCGTTGAGACTTGGGATCAACAATTTTATTCTTTTCTACTCATTTATAATTCATTATTTCATAATCCTTGATTTTATGTATAGAAATACATTCATCttaataattaaactaaattgtaTTATaaaagatcgtgattgttttggGTGATCAAAAAGGTTGGTAAATTAGTTCTTTTTTATCTTTTCGTACTGAGCAAATTAAAGACagcaattaaattaaaacttgaagagttAAATATGAAGGAAAAAGTGGATCATATGCAACCATTTTACAAAAGAATGTGTTCCGATTAGGGATGGGTCAACTCTGCGTAAGTTCCTTTTTTTACTTTGGCCACGCTTGTTGCTACTAGAGTAGCATCCTTCAGTTGGGTCGGCCTTGTTTCACCTTGCGTAGCACCCTCCTTcctttttgaaaaagatttaCCATAGGTTAAGCATGGACCAAGGCGCACCTTGTTAAAATCATTGTAAATTTAACCATAGACAacgatttaaaaaaaatcattgtttttGATGTAACAGTtaccataaaaaaaataatgatttgacATTATCCATTGTCTTTGAGTAATCTTTTGAAAACAACAACGGAT is drawn from Zingiber officinale cultivar Zhangliang chromosome 1B, Zo_v1.1, whole genome shotgun sequence and contains these coding sequences:
- the LOC122044334 gene encoding dirigent protein 22-like, encoding MAASSVIPSLLLFLFVAAAAAASSNSNGYMHLRFYNHERILGSGPSATVVYAVQRRDSNSGAGFGNVIVYDNLLRSGVETDSPIVGRNQGMGVGSSLAENSGLTNFQLVFTAGKYNGSSLALQGLFPVAPLRTVFERAITGGTGKFRLARGYLLTTEVRATNTTLTGQLDAYITFR